A single genomic interval of Armatimonadota bacterium harbors:
- a CDS encoding BMP family ABC transporter substrate-binding protein, producing MKPWIISLAAVASLAGCQPKQSTPGPAGGSKKLLLGVVTDRGGINDQSFNASAWRGAQNAQKDLGVEARYAQSQMESDYARNLRSYAKQGYDLIVAVGYLEQDAYNQVAAEYKDTKTKFVIIDGQAANTPNAAGITFKEQEGSFLVGALAAGMSKTGTIGFIGGMHGPVIGRFESGYVAGAKMMRPDIKIISQYTESWDDSSKGQIQAQQQFSTGADIIFHAAGKCGLGVINAAKLQGPGRYAIGVDSDQDHLAPGKVLTSMVKNVDKAVYDFTQKVKSNQFTPGDHQYGLKENGVGLSEMKYTRKDVPADVMAKVDAFKQKIIAGDIVPPATPAELTAFAAKNNFKL from the coding sequence TTGAAACCATGGATCATTAGCCTTGCTGCCGTCGCCTCCCTGGCAGGCTGTCAACCGAAACAATCGACCCCAGGTCCCGCCGGCGGCTCGAAAAAACTGCTGCTGGGCGTTGTGACCGATCGGGGCGGAATCAACGACCAGTCTTTCAACGCCTCGGCGTGGCGCGGCGCTCAAAATGCGCAAAAGGACCTGGGCGTTGAAGCGCGATACGCCCAGAGCCAGATGGAGAGCGATTACGCGCGCAATCTCCGCAGCTACGCCAAACAGGGCTACGATCTCATCGTTGCGGTCGGCTACCTCGAGCAGGATGCCTACAACCAGGTTGCGGCAGAGTACAAGGACACCAAGACCAAGTTCGTCATCATCGACGGTCAGGCCGCCAATACCCCAAACGCCGCCGGAATCACATTCAAAGAGCAGGAGGGCTCATTCCTCGTCGGCGCGTTGGCGGCGGGAATGAGCAAGACCGGAACCATCGGCTTCATCGGCGGGATGCACGGCCCCGTCATCGGACGCTTCGAAAGCGGTTATGTCGCCGGCGCTAAAATGATGCGGCCGGACATCAAGATCATTTCGCAGTACACCGAATCCTGGGACGATTCCAGCAAAGGCCAGATTCAGGCCCAACAGCAGTTCAGCACGGGCGCCGATATCATCTTCCACGCGGCCGGCAAATGCGGCCTGGGCGTCATCAACGCCGCCAAACTCCAGGGTCCCGGCAGATACGCCATCGGCGTGGACTCCGATCAGGACCACCTGGCCCCCGGCAAAGTCCTGACCAGTATGGTCAAGAACGTGGACAAAGCGGTTTACGACTTCACGCAGAAGGTAAAGTCGAACCAATTCACCCCCGGCGACCACCAGTATGGGCTCAAGGAAAACGGCGTTGGCCTCAGCGAAATGAAGTACACCCGGAAAGACGTGCCGGCGGACGTAATGGCGAAGGTAGATGCCTTCAAGCAGAAGATCATCGCGGGAGACATCGTTCCGCCCGCCACCCCGGCCGAACTGACCGCCTTCGCCGCGAAAAACAACTTCAAGCTGTAG
- a CDS encoding sigma-70 family RNA polymerase sigma factor yields MTGELAPAMHAMATTRVTEDDYQESRWIVRARIGDDAAFTYLLSRYRARAVRLATQVLRRPDEAEDAAQEAFIRAFKGIRAFRGDSRFSTWFFHIVLRVCLDRRRLKRWDAEIQWDDTLPLSSPPDKADTRIVVRELLDRLSPALRAALVLRELEGLEYEEIAEALGIPVGTVRSRLNAARGRFREMWAKVTEETDEMDGPPV; encoded by the coding sequence ATGACCGGCGAACTTGCCCCTGCAATGCACGCTATGGCTACAACGCGCGTAACCGAGGACGATTACCAGGAATCGCGCTGGATCGTGCGTGCGCGCATCGGTGACGATGCCGCCTTCACCTATCTCCTGTCCCGGTACCGGGCTCGTGCTGTCCGTCTGGCAACGCAGGTTCTGCGCAGGCCGGATGAAGCCGAGGATGCGGCGCAAGAAGCATTTATCCGTGCCTTCAAAGGTATTCGCGCCTTCCGGGGGGACAGCCGTTTCAGCACCTGGTTCTTCCATATCGTGCTTCGGGTTTGCCTGGACCGCCGGCGCCTTAAACGCTGGGACGCCGAGATCCAATGGGACGATACGCTTCCGCTGTCATCGCCGCCGGACAAGGCGGATACCCGCATCGTCGTTCGCGAGTTGCTGGACCGGCTGAGCCCGGCACTGCGCGCGGCGCTGGTACTGCGGGAATTGGAAGGGCTGGAGTACGAGGAAATTGCCGAAGCGCTGGGCATACCGGTCGGCACCGTTCGGTCGCGTTTGAACGCGGCGCGGGGACGGTTCCGCGAGATGTGGGCGAAGGTCACGGAGGAAACAGATGAAATGGATGGACCGCCGGTCTGA
- a CDS encoding nuclease → MTKRLFSALAILPLITAARPGLAWEEKGHRIISRVAAESMPADTPAFFKSAASRLEYLGPEPDRWRSGAGPQLTAVNGPDHFMDMEPVMSGPLPTDRYKFIASITTNAEATKHNLTAVKIGFLPYRIAELTQTLQSEWRDWRKAKAADKPQIEQDIIYTAGVLGHYVADGSNPHHTTVHYNGWDEDYAPNPNGYTTAAAERDLKPNGFHHRFEGPFVVSFIEAKDIKPLVAAPKPVGNVLTDVWAYLKTTNAEVRQLYELEKKGGFKTGGTADPNGLKFARARLAAGASMLRDIWASAMTGVRRSRAAVKANAGS, encoded by the coding sequence GTGACAAAGCGCTTGTTTTCCGCGTTGGCCATTCTGCCGCTCATCACGGCTGCCCGCCCCGGTCTGGCGTGGGAGGAGAAGGGTCATCGCATCATCAGCCGGGTGGCCGCCGAGTCGATGCCCGCCGATACGCCGGCGTTCTTTAAGTCCGCCGCGTCGCGTTTGGAGTACCTCGGCCCGGAACCCGATCGCTGGCGAAGCGGCGCAGGCCCGCAATTGACAGCCGTCAACGGCCCGGACCATTTCATGGATATGGAACCCGTCATGAGCGGTCCGCTCCCCACCGACCGCTATAAGTTCATCGCCTCGATTACCACAAACGCGGAAGCGACAAAGCACAATCTCACGGCCGTGAAGATCGGGTTTCTCCCCTACCGGATCGCCGAACTCACCCAGACGCTTCAGAGCGAATGGCGTGATTGGCGCAAAGCGAAAGCCGCGGACAAGCCGCAGATCGAACAGGATATCATTTACACGGCGGGTGTGCTGGGCCACTATGTGGCGGACGGCTCCAACCCGCACCACACAACCGTCCACTACAACGGCTGGGATGAAGACTACGCGCCGAACCCAAATGGCTACACTACCGCCGCCGCCGAACGCGACCTGAAGCCGAATGGTTTTCACCACCGCTTTGAGGGACCCTTCGTCGTATCGTTTATCGAGGCGAAGGACATCAAGCCGCTGGTGGCCGCGCCGAAGCCGGTCGGCAATGTCCTGACAGACGTATGGGCCTATCTGAAGACGACCAACGCCGAGGTCAGGCAGCTGTATGAACTGGAGAAAAAGGGCGGCTTCAAGACCGGCGGCACGGCGGATCCCAACGGGCTCAAGTTCGCCCGCGCGCGCCTCGCGGCGGGAGCGTCTATGCTGCGTGACATCTGGGCCTCGGCCATGACGGGTGTCCGCCGTTCCCGAGCCGCCGTGAAGGCCAATGCGGGAAGTTGA
- a CDS encoding prepilin-type N-terminal cleavage/methylation domain-containing protein, producing the protein MNKLRNRIAFTLIELLVVIAIIAILAAILFPVFARARSRAQATACMSNMKQLGQAFRMYGDDNSDCIGRKYWEWHVDIMPYVKSVDVFLCPSSSAPRPTLRDFPAPGYACVDGVGTRIIGSFWSNASNPKVVVIYGNYARNDELTWNYGFTGKSAGFNLSNWKSTSDVILLAECKDKKEAVAANIASTGESDCNGPYIEPYATSWKQVFDELSYRHNGGQNCVFADSHASFRKMEWFHTAEGKYALEPYQAMRIPPIADGQNW; encoded by the coding sequence ATGAATAAGCTTCGCAACCGAATCGCATTCACCTTGATCGAACTGCTGGTGGTCATCGCTATCATCGCCATCCTGGCGGCCATCCTGTTTCCGGTGTTCGCCAGGGCGCGGTCGCGCGCGCAGGCGACCGCCTGCATGAGCAACATGAAGCAGCTTGGGCAGGCCTTCCGGATGTACGGCGACGATAACAGCGACTGCATTGGACGCAAGTACTGGGAGTGGCACGTGGATATCATGCCCTACGTCAAGAGCGTGGATGTTTTCCTGTGTCCGTCTTCCAGCGCGCCGCGGCCGACCCTGCGGGATTTCCCCGCCCCCGGGTACGCGTGTGTGGACGGGGTTGGGACGAGGATAATCGGTTCGTTCTGGTCCAACGCTTCAAACCCGAAAGTCGTTGTCATCTATGGCAATTACGCGCGCAACGACGAGCTCACCTGGAACTACGGCTTCACTGGAAAGTCGGCGGGGTTCAACCTTTCCAACTGGAAAAGCACATCGGATGTCATCCTTCTGGCCGAGTGCAAGGACAAGAAGGAAGCGGTTGCGGCGAATATCGCCTCCACGGGGGAGTCTGACTGCAACGGGCCTTACATCGAACCTTACGCTACCAGTTGGAAACAGGTATTTGATGAGCTGTCCTACCGTCACAACGGCGGACAGAACTGCGTATTCGCGGACAGCCACGCGTCGTTCCGGAAGATGGAATGGTTCCATACAGCCGAGGGGAAGTACGCCCTCGAGCCGTACCAGGCCATGAGGATTCCTCCCATCGCCGACGGCCAGAACTGGTGA